One window from the genome of Paenibacillus azoreducens encodes:
- the murG gene encoding undecaprenyldiphospho-muramoylpentapeptide beta-N-acetylglucosaminyltransferase, giving the protein MRVVLTGGGTGGHIYPAVAVARQCEIEDPNSEFLYIGGTRGLESKLVPQEQIPFQSIDITGFRRKLSADNLKTVIRFLKGVKTSKRMLAEFKPDVVIGTGGYVCGPVVYAAAKLGIPCMIHEQNAIPGLTNKFLSKYVNTVAVSFEGSEHFFPKAKRVIYTGNPRATTVQSANRERGFATLGIPMESSVVLVVGGSRGAKAINDAMIDMAPMLEDLKHIHFVYVTGENYFEKTREDVRRRLGSMPNHLHVLPYVHNMPEVLAATSLIVNRAGASFLAEITSLGIPSVLIPSPNVTNNHQEANARQLEKAGAAKVILEKDLTGRQLYQMIEEIMGDIQVQKGMSEQSRRLGKPDSANMIVEEMRRLTAGR; this is encoded by the coding sequence ATGCGCGTCGTTCTAACCGGCGGCGGTACCGGAGGGCATATTTATCCGGCTGTCGCTGTTGCGAGGCAGTGTGAAATAGAAGATCCTAATTCAGAATTTTTATATATCGGCGGTACGAGAGGTTTGGAAAGCAAACTGGTGCCGCAAGAGCAAATTCCTTTTCAATCGATTGATATTACCGGCTTCCGCCGCAAATTGTCCGCAGACAATCTTAAGACGGTGATCCGGTTTCTCAAAGGCGTGAAAACATCCAAACGGATGCTGGCCGAATTTAAGCCGGACGTGGTGATCGGTACCGGCGGTTATGTATGCGGCCCTGTCGTTTATGCGGCGGCCAAGCTCGGTATTCCGTGCATGATCCATGAACAAAATGCGATTCCCGGGTTGACTAACAAATTTCTCAGTAAATATGTCAATACCGTTGCTGTAAGCTTTGAGGGTTCGGAACATTTCTTCCCTAAAGCAAAGCGGGTTATCTATACAGGCAATCCGCGGGCAACCACCGTGCAATCTGCCAATCGGGAACGCGGGTTTGCAACGCTTGGCATCCCGATGGAAAGTTCTGTCGTGCTTGTTGTTGGCGGAAGTCGCGGGGCAAAAGCCATCAATGATGCGATGATCGACATGGCGCCGATGTTGGAAGATCTCAAGCATATCCATTTCGTATACGTGACCGGGGAGAATTACTTCGAGAAGACGCGGGAAGATGTTCGCAGAAGACTCGGAAGCATGCCGAATCATCTGCATGTACTTCCGTACGTGCATAATATGCCGGAGGTACTGGCAGCGACTTCACTTATCGTCAACCGGGCAGGAGCATCCTTCCTTGCCGAAATTACTTCTTTGGGGATTCCTTCCGTCTTGATTCCGTCGCCAAACGTCACCAACAATCACCAGGAAGCCAATGCAAGGCAGCTTGAGAAAGCGGGAGCGGCGAAGGTTATTTTGGAAAAGGATTTGACGGGGCGGCAGCTCTATCAAATGATTGAGGAAATCATGGGCGATATCCAGGTGCAAAAGGGTATGTCCGAGCAATCCCGCAGATTGGGCAAGCCCGATTCCGCCAATATGATCGTCGAAGAGATGCGCCGACTGACGGCAGGACGCTAA